Proteins encoded within one genomic window of Haematobia irritans isolate KBUSLIRL chromosome 5, ASM5000362v1, whole genome shotgun sequence:
- the LOC142240900 gene encoding guanine nucleotide-binding protein subunit gamma-1 → MDVMSSSLQQQRIIVEQLRREASVDRQPISESCAAMMRYISQHEQDDYLLIGFSSQKVNPFREKSSCSVL, encoded by the coding sequence ATGGACGTGATGTCTTCTTCATTGCAACAGCAACGCATTATTGTGGAACAATTGAGACGAGAAGCATCTGTGGATCGTCAACCCATATCAGAATCATGTGCTGCCATGATGCGTTACATATCGCAACATGAGCAAGACGATTATCTATTGATTGGTTTTAGCAGTCAAAAAGTTAATCCCTTCCGTGAAAAATCCTCATGCAGTGTTCTATAA